The Acidobacteriota bacterium sequence ATGGGCGATGCCGTCCTGCACCCCGGAGAGCGAGAACATCAACTCCAGCACGATGGTCGCCACCACCAGGTACTTCGCCTTCACCGGCAGGACGAAGAACACCAGCAGGTACCGGTCGGGAAAATACATGGCGTACGCCAGCAGTATCGCGTACATGGCGCCCGACGCCCCCACGATGGCGGCGGTGGAAAACGGGCTGACCGCCAGGCTGCACAGGCCGGCGCCTACGCCGGTGATCAGGTAGAATGCCACGAACCGGCGCCGGCCGAGGATGCCCTCGATCTCCGGACCGAACATCCACAGGATGAGCATGTTGAACACGATGTGCAGGAGCTGGGGGCCGTGCAGGAACATGTAGGTGACCAGGCGCCAGATCTGACCGCCCAGCGTCACCGTGACCGGAATCAGGCTCATCCAGAGATCGAGCCAATAATAGTGCAGGGAGCGGTCGAGTGTCTGTCCCAGATAGACCGCGATGTTGAGGATGAGAAGCGTCTTGACCACGGGGGTCAGAGGCGGGCCGATGGCGACGCGGGTCTGGTAGGTGTGGCTCATGGGTATTCACTATACCCAAACGGTCCGCGGCGAGACAAGAGAAATCACCGGCGCGGGCGCGCAAGTCCATCTTTTATATTGAAAAACCACCGGGGCTCTTTTACAATCCAACCATCATCTACCCGCGACAGGATCAGGAGGCAATCGTATGAGCGAATCCTTGGAAGCCCTGGGCATGATCGAAACCCGAGGTTTCACCGCCATGGTGGAAGCCGCCGACGCCATGGTCAAGGCGGCCAAAGTGGTGCTGGTCGGTTATGAGAAGACCGGTGGCGGCCTCAACACGGCCATTGTGCGCGGCGACGTCGCCGCCGTAAAAGCCGCCACGGACGCCGGGGCGGCGGCCGCCCGCAAGGTGGGCGAGCTGATTGCCGTCCATGTGATCCCGCGGCCGCATCCAAACCTGGATGATGTGCTGCCCATCATTCCCAGGGACCGGGCCAAGGGCAAGGCATAACACGATCCGGGGGGTGCGGCGCACCCCCCGGGCTTTCTCTCCCGGACAAACGCGATGATCATCGGTCGAGTGTGCGGCACGGTCGTAGCCACCCGCAAGGACCCCCGGCTCGAGGGGAAGAAGCTCCTCATCGTTGAACGGTTGAACCCGACCGACGGGACGCCGCGCGGGTACATCATCGCCGTTGATACCGTGGGCGCCGGAGCCGGCGAGCGCGTCCTGTGCGTCAGCGGCTCCTCGGCCCGTCTCTCCCACGGCATGAAAGACCACCCCGTCGATACCGCCATCATCGCCATCATTGACTCCATCTGCCTGGACCGATAGGGGCCGCATGCCCGCCGCCCGCCCGCCGGTTCTCGATTTTCCCACACTGCAGCATCGCCTTGAGGAAGCCGGCATCGTCGGCATGGGCGGCGGCGGATTCCCCACCCACCGCAAGCTGAGGCCCAGCCTGCACACCGTGATCATCAACGGCGCCGAGTGCGAGCCGCTGCTGGCCAGCGACCGCCATCTGCTGGCCAACCACCTGGCCGAGGTCGTGGCCGGCGCCGACGCGGTGGCCCGTGCCTGCGGCGCCGCCGAGGTCACCCTCGCGGTCAAGGCCAAACACGCGGATTGGGCGCGGCGCCTGGCGC is a genomic window containing:
- a CDS encoding rhomboid family intramembrane serine protease is translated as MSHTYQTRVAIGPPLTPVVKTLLILNIAVYLGQTLDRSLHYYWLDLWMSLIPVTVTLGGQIWRLVTYMFLHGPQLLHIVFNMLILWMFGPEIEGILGRRRFVAFYLITGVGAGLCSLAVSPFSTAAIVGASGAMYAILLAYAMYFPDRYLLVFFVLPVKAKYLVVATIVLELMFSLSGVQDGIAHVAHLGGMAFGYLLLRYRTLLPDLKYRWLRLRGWWYRRKFKVYRNDPPRRGGPWGPY
- the eutM gene encoding ethanolamine utilization microcompartment protein EutM; its protein translation is MSESLEALGMIETRGFTAMVEAADAMVKAAKVVLVGYEKTGGGLNTAIVRGDVAAVKAATDAGAAAARKVGELIAVHVIPRPHPNLDDVLPIIPRDRAKGKA
- a CDS encoding EutN/CcmL family microcompartment protein, coding for MIIGRVCGTVVATRKDPRLEGKKLLIVERLNPTDGTPRGYIIAVDTVGAGAGERVLCVSGSSARLSHGMKDHPVDTAIIAIIDSICLDR